The following proteins come from a genomic window of Fusobacterium sp. DD2:
- a CDS encoding heavy metal translocating P-type ATPase — protein MTKFEYEVLNLDCAGCAGKIQDKASNMKGVKEATINLYKKRFVVEADGDYDEHNFLKEINIFADAIEPGTKILPLSDNLFEEENNDKIEDEEKAGKKELFLIIFGVVAFIASIVAGYYSETTKLSLAIFAYLILGIDVIVHSLKNLNKGNFMDENFLMTIATLGAFYLGETNEAVGVMLFYKIGEFFQSKAVSNSRKSIKKLLDIRPEYANILNGAGELIQVSPKTLKINDLIIVKSGEKIPVDGIITKGTSSLNTSALTGESLPVDVTIGDNVLSGSLNGNGTLEIRVTTLFQNSTVSKIIEMVENAGNKKAKAEKFITKFARYYTPIVVILALTVGLGIPLIFGNFNMWFGRALIFLVISCPCALVLSVPLTFFSSIGQASKQGILIKGGNYLEALNYVDAVVFDKTGTLTKGKFAIDRIEAVGTDEKDLLKTAQIGEFYSSHPIGKAILQQKDRGIDETLINGYNELSGFGVTSYYNNQIIMVGNYELMKKYNIKAEEKEYPGTIIYVARDNEFLGYIYISDEIKEDSAETISSLKKYGIESFMLTGDNASIGKSVGEKLKIQLSNIFTNLLPQDKVAKLEEIKASHKNNVVFVGDGVNDAPVLSLADIGIAMGGSGSDIAVESADVVIMKDEPSKISDLLKIAHINKKVVMENIVFALGVKIIVMILGVFGIANMWMAIFADVGVSLLAVINSSWGVNRYFKK, from the coding sequence ACTGTGCTGGTTGTGCAGGTAAAATCCAGGATAAAGCATCAAATATGAAAGGAGTTAAAGAAGCAACTATAAATCTGTATAAAAAAAGATTTGTTGTGGAAGCAGATGGTGACTATGATGAGCATAATTTTTTAAAAGAGATAAATATATTTGCTGATGCAATAGAACCAGGAACTAAAATACTTCCTCTTTCTGATAACCTTTTTGAGGAAGAAAATAACGATAAAATTGAAGATGAAGAAAAGGCAGGAAAAAAAGAACTATTTCTTATTATCTTTGGAGTAGTTGCATTTATAGCATCAATAGTAGCTGGTTATTATAGTGAAACTACTAAACTGTCACTGGCTATTTTTGCTTACTTAATACTTGGTATAGATGTTATTGTACATTCACTTAAAAACTTAAACAAAGGAAATTTTATGGATGAAAACTTCCTTATGACAATTGCCACTTTAGGAGCATTTTATCTTGGAGAAACTAACGAAGCTGTTGGAGTTATGCTATTTTACAAAATAGGTGAGTTTTTCCAAAGTAAGGCTGTATCAAATTCGAGAAAATCAATAAAAAAGCTTTTAGATATAAGACCAGAATATGCAAATATATTAAATGGAGCAGGAGAATTAATTCAGGTATCTCCTAAAACTCTGAAAATTAATGATTTGATAATTGTTAAATCTGGAGAAAAAATTCCTGTTGACGGGATAATTACCAAAGGGACAAGTTCTCTAAACACATCTGCTCTTACTGGTGAGTCACTTCCAGTAGATGTTACTATTGGAGATAATGTGCTTAGTGGTAGTTTAAATGGAAATGGTACTTTAGAAATAAGAGTTACTACTCTATTTCAAAATTCAACTGTAAGTAAGATTATTGAAATGGTTGAAAATGCAGGAAATAAAAAGGCAAAAGCTGAAAAATTTATAACAAAGTTTGCAAGATATTACACTCCAATAGTGGTAATTCTCGCACTTACTGTAGGACTTGGAATTCCACTAATATTTGGAAACTTCAATATGTGGTTTGGTAGAGCTCTGATATTTTTAGTTATCTCATGTCCTTGTGCCCTTGTATTATCAGTACCACTTACTTTCTTTAGCAGTATTGGCCAGGCATCAAAACAGGGTATACTTATAAAAGGGGGAAACTATCTAGAAGCTCTAAATTATGTCGATGCAGTTGTATTTGATAAAACAGGTACACTTACAAAAGGAAAATTTGCTATAGATAGAATTGAAGCAGTAGGTACAGATGAAAAAGATTTACTTAAAACTGCTCAGATAGGTGAATTTTATTCATCACACCCTATTGGAAAAGCAATTCTTCAACAGAAAGATAGAGGTATTGATGAAACTCTTATTAACGGATACAATGAACTAAGTGGTTTCGGAGTAACATCTTATTACAATAACCAGATAATTATGGTTGGAAATTATGAACTGATGAAAAAATACAATATAAAAGCTGAAGAGAAAGAATATCCTGGAACAATTATATATGTAGCAAGAGACAATGAGTTTTTAGGATATATCTATATATCTGATGAAATAAAAGAGGATTCTGCAGAAACTATCTCTTCACTTAAAAAGTATGGTATCGAAAGTTTTATGCTAACTGGTGATAATGCATCTATTGGAAAGAGTGTAGGAGAAAAACTAAAGATACAGTTATCAAATATATTTACAAATCTTCTACCACAGGATAAAGTTGCTAAGCTTGAAGAGATTAAAGCTTCACATAAAAATAACGTGGTATTTGTTGGGGATGGGGTAAATGATGCTCCTGTATTATCACTTGCAGATATTGGTATAGCTATGGGAGGCAGTGGTAGTGATATAGCTGTTGAATCAGCTGACGTTGTAATAATGAAAGATGAACCATCAAAAATATCTGATTTATTAAAAATTGCTCATATTAATAAAAAAGTAGTAATGGAAAATATTGTATTTGCACTTGGTGTAAAGATAATAGTTATGATACTTGGTGTCTTTGGAATTGCAAATATGTGGATGGCAATATTCGCAGATGTAGGTGTTTCTCTTCTTGCTGTTATCAACTCTTCATGGGGTGTAAATAGATACTTTAAAAAATAA
- the hflX gene encoding GTPase HflX — MIKGNIDGIKEYILNELDSLHEVQVTKSKLIEEEMLYTIADISNKINREINIAIDRKGNVIEISIGDSGSVQLPIMDVREKRLAGIRVIHTHPSGSARLSNIDISALIKLKLDCIAAIGINEDKITGITMGFCNVEDNQLTYETTHPLKLEEALNYPMMDKILYAEELIKNRDVVEDDKEYAILVGLGNKESLDELAELARACNVEVVGQFMQNKIKTDPCFFIGSGKAQELSMFRQLKRANLIIFDDELNGIQVRNLEEITSCKVIDRTILILEIFARRAKTREAKIQVELAQLKYRSGRLLGLGTTMSRTGGGVGTKGPGEKKLEIDKRRIRDNIHALKQELEKIRKNRNVQREKREESGIPKVSLVGYTNVGKSTLRNLLSDIYPADNTSKKEAVFAENMLFATLDTTTRAIYLPDKRIASITDTVGFVRKLPHDLVEAFKSTLEEVSFADLIVHVVDASSDTVIEQIDAVEKVLDELNAKDKPMILALNKCDMASEEQLAILREKFNLYTVVEISAKNNINIEKLLDVIVEKLPQKTRVCEYLIPYSDTSMSAYLHRNAIVESEEFEPEGIKISAIVNNEAYNRCKQYLIEEK, encoded by the coding sequence ATGATAAAAGGAAATATAGACGGAATTAAAGAATATATATTAAACGAACTGGATTCTTTACATGAGGTTCAGGTAACAAAAAGCAAATTGATAGAGGAAGAGATGCTTTATACTATTGCTGACATCAGTAATAAGATAAATAGAGAGATAAATATTGCAATAGATAGAAAAGGGAATGTAATAGAGATATCAATTGGAGATAGCGGAAGTGTTCAACTGCCAATAATGGATGTAAGAGAAAAAAGACTTGCAGGGATAAGGGTTATTCATACACATCCAAGTGGAAGTGCAAGACTATCTAATATTGATATATCAGCTCTTATTAAATTAAAACTTGACTGTATTGCAGCAATTGGTATTAATGAGGATAAAATCACAGGAATAACAATGGGATTTTGTAATGTTGAAGATAATCAGCTTACATATGAGACAACACACCCGTTAAAGTTGGAAGAGGCTCTAAATTATCCTATGATGGATAAGATACTTTATGCTGAAGAACTTATAAAAAATAGAGATGTTGTTGAAGATGATAAAGAGTATGCTATTCTTGTTGGACTTGGAAATAAAGAGAGCTTAGATGAACTTGCAGAATTAGCAAGAGCATGTAATGTTGAGGTAGTCGGACAGTTTATGCAAAATAAGATTAAAACTGATCCATGTTTCTTTATAGGTTCTGGTAAAGCTCAGGAATTATCAATGTTTAGACAGTTAAAAAGAGCAAATCTAATTATATTTGATGACGAATTAAATGGTATTCAGGTAAGAAATCTTGAAGAGATAACAAGCTGTAAAGTAATAGATAGAACAATACTTATACTTGAAATTTTTGCCAGAAGAGCTAAGACAAGAGAAGCTAAAATACAGGTAGAACTTGCACAACTTAAATATAGAAGTGGTAGACTTTTAGGTCTTGGTACTACAATGTCAAGAACAGGTGGAGGAGTTGGAACTAAAGGACCTGGAGAAAAGAAACTTGAGATAGATAAAAGAAGAATCAGGGATAATATACATGCATTAAAACAGGAACTTGAAAAAATAAGAAAAAATAGAAATGTTCAAAGAGAAAAAAGAGAGGAATCTGGTATTCCTAAAGTGTCATTAGTAGGTTATACAAACGTAGGTAAGTCAACATTAAGAAACTTACTATCAGACATTTATCCAGCTGATAATACTTCTAAAAAAGAAGCTGTTTTTGCTGAAAATATGTTGTTTGCCACTTTGGATACTACAACAAGAGCAATTTATCTTCCTGATAAAAGAATTGCTTCTATAACAGATACAGTTGGATTTGTAAGAAAACTGCCTCATGACCTTGTTGAAGCCTTCAAATCGACATTGGAAGAGGTAAGTTTTGCTGATTTAATCGTCCATGTTGTAGACGCATCAAGTGATACAGTGATAGAGCAGATAGATGCTGTAGAAAAGGTATTAGATGAGTTAAATGCCAAAGATAAACCTATGATTTTAGCATTAAATAAATGTGATATGGCTTCTGAAGAGCAACTTGCAATTTTAAGAGAAAAATTTAATCTTTATACAGTAGTTGAAATAAGTGCTAAAAATAATATTAATATAGAAAAGCTTCTTGATGTAATAGTTGAAAAATTACCTCAGAAAACAAGAGTTTGTGAGTATTTAATCCCATATTCTGATACTTCTATGAGTGCATATCTACATAGAAATGCAATTGTTGAATCTGAAGAATTTGAACCAGAGGGAATTAAAATATCTGCAATAGTAAATAACGAAGCATATAATAGATGCAAACAATATTTAATTGAAGAAAAATAG
- a CDS encoding cation:proton antiporter has translation MLFSLALIFILGMILGSIFNKLKLPSLLGMLLTGIILGPYMLNLLSPDLLHISADLRKIALIIILTRAGLNLDINDLKKVGRPAILMCFVPALFEITGMLILAPKLLHLSFIEAGILGTVIAAVSPAVIVPKMLKVMSENYGTKKSIPQMIMAGASVDDVFVIVLFTAFTSLATGGSVTPLDFVKIPTSIISGLAVGVIIGKILCSIFAKIHMRDSAKVLIILSISFLLVTVENKITGPFGFSGLLAIMAIGGTIQKCRNQVSIRLAQKYSKLWVAAEICLFVLVGATVNLKFPIAAGFSAVLLIFAVLIFRVIGVLLCVTGTKLNSKERIFTMIAYTPKATVQAAIGSIPLSMGLACGNVVLTVAVLSIMITAPLGAFAIDMLYKKLLTK, from the coding sequence ATGTTATTCAGTCTTGCATTAATTTTTATTTTAGGAATGATTTTAGGAAGCATATTTAATAAATTAAAACTTCCATCTCTACTTGGAATGCTTCTTACTGGTATTATCTTAGGTCCATATATGTTAAATCTTCTATCTCCAGATCTTCTACATATTTCTGCTGATTTAAGAAAAATAGCTCTTATTATAATTCTTACAAGAGCTGGTTTAAATTTGGATATTAACGATTTAAAAAAAGTAGGACGGCCAGCAATATTAATGTGCTTTGTCCCCGCTTTATTTGAAATTACAGGAATGCTCATTCTTGCACCAAAACTGCTTCACTTATCATTTATTGAAGCTGGTATATTAGGAACTGTAATTGCTGCTGTATCACCTGCAGTAATAGTACCAAAAATGCTAAAGGTAATGTCTGAAAATTACGGTACTAAAAAAAGTATTCCACAAATGATTATGGCTGGAGCTTCTGTAGATGATGTCTTTGTAATAGTATTATTCACAGCTTTTACAAGTCTTGCAACTGGAGGCAGTGTTACACCTCTGGATTTTGTTAAAATTCCTACTTCAATTATATCAGGACTTGCTGTAGGAGTTATTATTGGAAAAATTTTATGTTCAATATTTGCAAAGATACATATGCGTGACAGTGCAAAAGTTCTTATTATTTTAAGTATATCATTTCTTCTGGTGACAGTTGAGAATAAAATAACTGGACCATTTGGTTTTTCAGGACTTCTGGCTATAATGGCAATAGGTGGAACTATTCAAAAATGTAGAAATCAAGTTTCTATTAGACTTGCTCAAAAATATTCAAAATTATGGGTAGCTGCTGAAATATGCCTATTTGTATTAGTTGGTGCTACTGTTAATTTAAAATTTCCAATTGCAGCTGGTTTTTCTGCAGTATTACTAATTTTTGCTGTCCTTATATTCAGAGTAATTGGTGTACTTTTATGTGTAACTGGGACAAAGCTTAATTCTAAGGAAAGAATATTTACTATGATAGCATATACACCTAAAGCTACTGTACAAGCTGCTATTGGTTCTATTCCGCTTTCTATGGGACTAGCTTGTGGGAATGTAGTCCTTACAGTTGCTGTCCTTTCTATAATGATTACAGCTCCTTTAGGAGCATTTGCAATAGATATGCTATACAAGAAACTTTTAACAAAATAA
- a CDS encoding beta-ketoacyl-ACP reductase, translating into MDRLKGKVAVVTGSARGIGRAIVEKFAGEGAMMVISCDMGPAEFTQPNVRHEILNVTDREGIKAFVKKITDEYGKIDILVNNAGITKDNFLRRMSEDEWDAVINVNLKGVFNITQAVAPVMTKNKIGSIITLSSVVGLYGNICQTNYAATKGGVVSMSKCWAKELARKGAQIRANCIAPGFIQSAMTDVLSEKTIEGMLERTPLGRLGTADDIANTALFLASDESSFITGQVIEVTGGMTL; encoded by the coding sequence GTGGATAGATTAAAAGGAAAAGTAGCAGTAGTAACTGGAAGTGCAAGAGGTATTGGAAGAGCAATTGTAGAAAAATTTGCTGGAGAAGGAGCAATGATGGTTATATCTTGTGATATGGGACCAGCTGAATTTACTCAACCTAATGTAAGACATGAAATTTTAAATGTTACAGATAGAGAAGGAATAAAAGCATTTGTTAAAAAAATTACAGATGAATATGGAAAAATTGATATTCTAGTTAATAATGCAGGAATTACAAAAGATAACTTCTTAAGAAGAATGAGTGAAGATGAATGGGATGCTGTAATTAATGTTAACTTAAAAGGTGTGTTTAATATAACACAAGCTGTAGCACCTGTAATGACAAAAAATAAGATTGGATCTATAATTACACTATCTTCAGTAGTTGGTCTTTATGGAAATATCTGTCAGACTAACTATGCAGCAACAAAAGGTGGAGTAGTATCAATGTCTAAATGCTGGGCAAAAGAACTTGCAAGAAAAGGAGCTCAAATTAGAGCTAACTGTATAGCACCAGGATTTATTCAAAGTGCTATGACTGATGTATTATCAGAAAAAACAATAGAAGGAATGTTAGAAAGAACTCCATTAGGAAGATTAGGAACAGCTGACGATATTGCAAATACAGCATTATTCTTAGCAAGTGATGAATCTTCATTTATAACTGGACAAGTTATTGAAGTAACTGGTGGAATGACTTTATAA